The following is a genomic window from Phaseolus vulgaris cultivar G19833 chromosome 6, P. vulgaris v2.0, whole genome shotgun sequence.
TTGTCTTCGTTCCAAACAAATTTGCATGAAATCCAATAATTCTTGCTGAAAGAAATAGGCGGCCCTGCAGAAAAATATTCACAATTTGATGAGATGATAATAAAGAAGCACGTACCAGTAAAATCCAGAGTAGAAAAATAGACCATGAATTTCAACATCACACCTGCAGGggcatttttcttttcaaatgacAGGTGAAATCATTGATGAGAAATTCCTCAATTGGAAGCCCAAAGAGTTTCTGAAATGCTGAATTTGTTTGAGGAGACCGCAAATTAAtctacaatttttaaaataaaagaataagcCGAAAAGAAAGGTGACAAAACAGGAGTACAATACAATAGGGACAAAGTGTTTGTCGTACCTTCTTCCCGACTTCTTTCTCCATTTTACTTAAATATTCCTTTGCAACATTGCCACCTTTAGTGTTGTCTAAAAAAATTCTTAGGTGCAACTTAGACTGACATGCCAAAGACAACTTTCCTTCAAGGGGAAGCCATATATCAGCAAGATCAGCTATGTTTGCTTTCAGAAAATTAATTTCAGCATGTCCTAGAGATTCGGCGTCATCAAAAGGTCCATCAAAGTCATAAACAACGACATCCATCACAGAAGGAGGATCATCCATCGCATCAAACTCAAATATTTCTGCAAAGATAGACAGTGTTCTTAAcggataaaaaaatcatatataacaTATCCCATGTGAAAACTAGAGTTACGTATTACACTACTAGATCACTGGATTCAGATCAGGTAATTACTCACCATTCCATATAGGATTAGATTTCTGGAACTTGATTGAACTAGTTCTTGTTTTCCCATTGCAAGTAAACACTACATATGGATCAGACAACCCACTAGAATCAACAGAAGCTAAATTGCTTCCTTCAATTAAGGCAACAGTTAGCAACCACCCATTTCCTTGTGCTTTTATTCCATGATCACTACCTAATATTGGAGTATCAAGAAAAGTCAATATAATCACAGACACATGGGCATTAAATGAAGCAAATAGGCAATAAACAGTTAAAAGACATGAGTGACAAACTCAGGGTCACTTGATTAAAGAGCCAcactaagtgaaaaaaaaaaaaaaaaaaaaccaaattgATGAAATGTGGAGTATCTTAACACTGAGATTACCCTTTTGAGCTCTGGCCTTTATGAAGCGTGAGATTATACCCAACATGCGTTCACCTTGAAGAACGAAGACAGCACAGAaaacaaattcaccaattgAATCTGGCAAGTCCAACCCACCAAACTCAAGCCCTTGAATGGTGCTGGGTGCAGCCAGCCAAATGTGAACAAGAACATATAACCCCATGAAAACTGTCGTGAATACTGTGAAATTAGCAAAATACTGCACTGCAAGCCTCCAATCAGATTCAGGTTCTGCATGTAATGACGCCAAAGCTTGCTCCTTATTGGAACTAAGGTCAGCAGGTTTAACAGTTTGGGATAACAAAGTGGCATATTGATCAAAGCTTTCTTTAACACCTTGCCGAGCCCCATTTTCTATCATTCCTTTCATCATGGTGCTCTGTAAAAAATTCATTCGCCATGATACAATCAGACGTGAGCATTGTTCTCCTGTAGGCAACTCCAGTCCGGGTGTGACTACATAGAGTATTTCTACCCTAAAGGTACTCCCGTATATAACATCAGGAGTGCTGACACTGGCTAGAACAGCAAAGTTCTTGCCATCGGCTTTTAAATATGTGTGTTCCTCATAGGCTTTGACAGCCTTAATTAATTTACTAGGAGCCTTGACATAAGAAACTAATCTTTTGAAGATCTTCCCATCATTTTCAAACTTCCAAGGTCCTATTTCCAGTTCTGTACTACCCTGTACCTCTGCCAATGACTTGAGAAAATTTGAATCTGATGAAAATAGCAACTCATTCAAGTCTTCTGGTGCAATAACATATTGTTGATCAATAAACAATCCCGCTGGTAAATTGTTAGGAATTCCATTGCCTTGATCTAAAGACtgtatttttttcattgtttcTTCAAAAGTCACATTAGAGGACTGATCTTCATCATTCATCTCACTAACTTCAACTTTGTTAATTTCAGATTGATCAAAGTCTATGCTTCTGTGGGTTGAATACACATCAGAACTCTTATTAAAAATTTGAGCAATTCTACCTGTTATTGTTTTTTGTGTACCAGATTTTTCATCCTTAGCAGATGTAATTTCTTCGCTAGAAGGGGAGGACGGGATTGAATGGCCCGGGGATGATCTTGAAGGTGATTCTTTTGTTCTTGAATGTGATAATAGATCATCACTACTACCATTTGACTCCATGGATGCAttcttttgtgaaaaatatATGCTCAAACGAATCTCACCTGCCAGGAAAAGGTAAAAAGAAGCCGAAATTTAAGTTCAAGGTAAACAACAATGTTTCATATATTCATGTTCATATATTCATGTTCGAAGTTAGTGAGCAGATTATTTTCCAGATGGTGTTTAGGTGGATAATATTTCAAGTATGATCCATATTCCATAGTCTCAAAATAGACATAATGCAATTTACACCATTTTATCAGTCCAACTTTACCCACAAAACCAATAAAACAATAGTATAAGTAGTTTCTGTGAAATTATTAAACACGTATCATTTCATCTTAGGAAGAGTTTGAAATATTACTACGTCAATTTGGTCCTACAATGatactttttttcaaaatcaagaTAGTCTAAAAGTAGATGCTCACTAGCAACAAATTGATGTCACGCAATGACATAAAATTGTTTGCGTAGAATAGTGCcaatataaaataatcaaacaACAAAACTGCTAGTTGAGAGGGAGAGAGAACAAACATAGTCCCTCAAAAGTTAGGTAAAGAGCAAACTATTGGATAAGGTAGAGGAAAGTACTGTTCAACAGCTTAACACACCAGATTCCTTGTTCTTGGACTTCTTGCTTTTGGGTTGCAAAGAATACCAAGCAGTACCAAGGGACTTGATCTCCTCCTCAAAAACAACTGAAATTGGCAACTTAAGTTGACCCACAAAGTCATCATTGAAGAACTTATCTTCATCCATAACCGATAAAACCAGCTCCTCATTAAGGTCATCCACCCTAAAGCTATACTCCTCATTCCACTTTGGATTCAAATTCTTCTTGATCACTTTGGTCCGGAACCTCTGCTTTCCCAGCTGCAGCCTCACGTACGGATCACTCAACCCATTAGGATCCGTCGGTGGCAAGTTCTTTGCTTCGATCACACGAACCACAAGCTTCATTACCACGTTCAAGAACTCAAAAGGGAACCAGAATCAAGAATCTTAGGTAAAAAAAGTCAACTTTTTTAACCACCCCGAAAACTGCGGGGCACCCTAGAAAGATCTTCCAAAAGGGTAATGCAGTTTATGACAAAGCTGTAGAAAGAATCAACTGAAAGTCGAAAATTATGAATCAAACTGTTCCACACAACTATAATTCTTCAGCCAACAGAATAAAAACCAAGCCATGAATCAGACACAAACATATGGAAAAACAGAAATCTTGGTTGGGCCAAAAGAATCGTTGATCTGTGTTGGAAGGAATTCAGAATTAAATTTCTGCGACGAATTAAGCGTGAACAGCTGGAACA
Proteins encoded in this region:
- the LOC137832112 gene encoding C2 and GRAM domain-containing protein At1g03370 isoform X1, with the translated sequence MKLVVRVIEAKNLPPTDPNGLSDPYVRLQLGKQRFRTKVIKKNLNPKWNEEYSFRVDDLNEELVLSVMDEDKFFNDDFVGQLKLPISVVFEEEIKSLGTAWYSLQPKSKKSKNKESGEIRLSIYFSQKNASMESNGSSDDLLSHSRTKESPSRSSPGHSIPSSPSSEEITSAKDEKSGTQKTITGRIAQIFNKSSDVYSTHRSIDFDQSEINKVEVSEMNDEDQSSNVTFEETMKKIQSLDQGNGIPNNLPAGLFIDQQYVIAPEDLNELLFSSDSNFLKSLAEVQGSTELEIGPWKFENDGKIFKRLVSYVKAPSKLIKAVKAYEEHTYLKADGKNFAVLASVSTPDVIYGSTFRVEILYVVTPGLELPTGEQCSRLIVSWRMNFLQSTMMKGMIENGARQGVKESFDQYATLLSQTVKPADLSSNKEQALASLHAEPESDWRLAVQYFANFTVFTTVFMGLYVLVHIWLAAPSTIQGLEFGGLDLPDSIGEFVFCAVFVLQGERMLGIISRFIKARAQKGSDHGIKAQGNGWLLTVALIEGSNLASVDSSGLSDPYVVFTCNGKTRTSSIKFQKSNPIWNEIFEFDAMDDPPSVMDVVVYDFDGPFDDAESLGHAEINFLKANIADLADIWLPLEGKLSLACQSKLHLRIFLDNTKGGNVAKEYLSKMEKEVGKKINLRSPQTNSAFQKLFGLPIEEFLINDFTCHLKRKMPLQGRLFLSARIIGFHANLFGTKTRFFFLWEDIEDIQVIPPTFSSMGSPIIVITLRKGRGVDARHGAKTQDENGRLKFYFQSFVSFNVAHRTIMALWKARSLSPEQKVEFVEEQSDSKSLISEESGSFLGLDDVSMSEIYSCSLSIPASYLMEIFSGGELDRRVMEKLGYLNYSYTPWVSENSLISERAVYYKFEKRISSYKGEVTSTQQRSPLPDGKGWLVEELMNLHGVPLGDYFNIHLRYQIEDLPPKAKGCRVQVLFGMEWLKSSKNQKRLTKNILQNVQERLNVTFALAEKELHQNSK
- the LOC137832112 gene encoding C2 and GRAM domain-containing protein At1g03370 isoform X2 — its product is MESNGSSDDLLSHSRTKESPSRSSPGHSIPSSPSSEEITSAKDEKSGTQKTITGRIAQIFNKSSDVYSTHRSIDFDQSEINKVEVSEMNDEDQSSNVTFEETMKKIQSLDQGNGIPNNLPAGLFIDQQYVIAPEDLNELLFSSDSNFLKSLAEVQGSTELEIGPWKFENDGKIFKRLVSYVKAPSKLIKAVKAYEEHTYLKADGKNFAVLASVSTPDVIYGSTFRVEILYVVTPGLELPTGEQCSRLIVSWRMNFLQSTMMKGMIENGARQGVKESFDQYATLLSQTVKPADLSSNKEQALASLHAEPESDWRLAVQYFANFTVFTTVFMGLYVLVHIWLAAPSTIQGLEFGGLDLPDSIGEFVFCAVFVLQGERMLGIISRFIKARAQKGSDHGIKAQGNGWLLTVALIEGSNLASVDSSGLSDPYVVFTCNGKTRTSSIKFQKSNPIWNEIFEFDAMDDPPSVMDVVVYDFDGPFDDAESLGHAEINFLKANIADLADIWLPLEGKLSLACQSKLHLRIFLDNTKGGNVAKEYLSKMEKEVGKKINLRSPQTNSAFQKLFGLPIEEFLINDFTCHLKRKMPLQGRLFLSARIIGFHANLFGTKTRFFFLWEDIEDIQVIPPTFSSMGSPIIVITLRKGRGVDARHGAKTQDENGRLKFYFQSFVSFNVAHRTIMALWKARSLSPEQKVEFVEEQSDSKSLISEESGSFLGLDDVSMSEIYSCSLSIPASYLMEIFSGGELDRRVMEKLGYLNYSYTPWVSENSLISERAVYYKFEKRISSYKGEVTSTQQRSPLPDGKGWLVEELMNLHGVPLGDYFNIHLRYQIEDLPPKAKGCRVQVLFGMEWLKSSKNQKRLTKNILQNVQERLNVTFALAEKELHQNSK